A section of the Methanosarcina mazei S-6 genome encodes:
- the cfbE gene encoding coenzyme F430 synthase: MGLLRKKLAVLDLTHGGIPIAKKLAALGNDVSGVDVYGTVDPALLGELEEKYGIRCSKAPLPVSEFDLLVAPVHLDSAYSMLEEARAAGKTILSHHEIVGKILKKNPWLSGTKIVEVTGVKAKTSTASLLADMLSRRFKVVLHTSRGLEVWDNGFHSSIYRGLSITPGSILTAVEKSLEAGVEPDLKPEFFIFEISIGGTGTADFGILTTLSPDYGIANNTALASDAKLQLILNAKPGSVLLINSGAEKALEAAKKTQAEVLTFKDPFLAEAHANISETGRTPDFVLETEKASGISEVSGSTLRFLSRGKEIFSASLSPGYSSSAYRTAFVAASAAALELGVEVKDVVSVLEEFRGLSGRMQEKELNGIALIDNSNSGMDILSAEKALEYALLKKKDEKKRSVILVLGEEASQVCEGLPPASVQKFVEKSGTKCGQIILVGERMQEVTAKNASYAGSIQEGLSKAVELAGTEDIILSSVKCFR; the protein is encoded by the coding sequence ATGGGCCTGCTGCGGAAGAAGCTCGCCGTGCTTGACCTTACTCACGGCGGCATTCCAATCGCAAAAAAGCTTGCAGCCCTGGGAAATGATGTGTCCGGGGTGGACGTTTACGGGACCGTGGACCCTGCGCTTCTCGGGGAGCTTGAAGAAAAATACGGCATCCGCTGTTCAAAAGCTCCCCTCCCCGTTTCCGAATTTGACCTCCTGGTAGCACCCGTACACCTTGATTCTGCTTACTCCATGCTGGAGGAAGCCAGAGCAGCAGGAAAAACCATTCTTTCGCACCACGAAATCGTGGGAAAGATCCTTAAAAAAAACCCGTGGCTTTCGGGCACAAAAATAGTAGAGGTAACGGGCGTAAAAGCAAAAACAAGTACTGCCTCCCTTCTCGCTGACATGCTCTCTCGCAGGTTCAAAGTTGTGCTCCACACCTCCCGGGGACTGGAAGTCTGGGATAACGGTTTTCACTCTTCAATTTACAGGGGCCTGAGCATCACTCCTGGAAGCATCCTTACAGCCGTTGAAAAAAGCCTTGAGGCGGGAGTAGAACCTGATTTAAAGCCTGAATTCTTCATATTTGAGATTTCTATCGGAGGCACCGGGACAGCAGATTTCGGGATTCTTACAACTCTTTCCCCTGATTACGGGATCGCAAACAACACAGCCCTTGCAAGCGACGCAAAACTCCAGCTTATCCTTAATGCAAAACCCGGAAGTGTCCTTCTCATCAATTCGGGGGCGGAAAAAGCCCTTGAAGCTGCAAAAAAAACCCAGGCAGAGGTTCTCACCTTTAAAGACCCTTTTCTTGCAGAGGCTCATGCAAACATTTCTGAAACTGGCAGGACTCCGGACTTTGTCCTGGAAACCGAAAAAGCTTCAGGCATTTCAGAAGTTTCGGGCTCTACCCTGCGTTTTCTCAGCCGGGGAAAAGAAATCTTTTCAGCTTCCCTGAGCCCGGGATACAGCAGTTCTGCATACAGGACTGCTTTTGTTGCAGCCTCTGCCGCAGCTCTCGAACTCGGGGTTGAGGTAAAAGATGTAGTTTCCGTGCTTGAGGAGTTCAGAGGGCTTTCAGGCAGGATGCAGGAAAAAGAACTTAACGGGATTGCCCTGATTGACAACTCAAATTCCGGGATGGACATCCTTTCTGCAGAAAAAGCCCTTGAGTATGCCCTTCTTAAGAAAAAAGACGAAAAAAAGAGGAGTGTAATCCTCGTCCTCGGAGAAGAAGCTTCCCAGGTCTGTGAAGGGCTGCCTCCTGCCTCAGTGCAGAAGTTTGTAGAAAAATCAGGTACAAAATGCGGGCAAATTATACTGGTAGGAGAAAGGATGCAGGAAGTAACTGCTAAAAACGCTTCCTATGCAGGCAGCATCCAGGAAGGGCTTTCAAAAGCTGTGGAACTTGCGGGAACTGAAGATATTATCCTTTCCTCTGTGAAATGTTTCCGCTGA
- the cfbA gene encoding sirohydrochlorin nickelochelatase encodes MTEKLGILAIGHGSKLPYNKEVVTQIANYIAQKHSDVVVRAGFMENSEPTLEEAIEGFSGTGVTKISAVPVFLASGVHITKDIPEILSLDKEGCGILEIDGKEVPLCYAKPLGADELIAELVFKRVQESL; translated from the coding sequence ATGACCGAGAAACTTGGAATTCTGGCCATCGGCCACGGGAGCAAACTGCCTTACAACAAGGAAGTAGTAACCCAGATCGCAAATTACATCGCACAAAAGCACTCTGATGTTGTTGTTAGAGCAGGATTTATGGAAAACAGCGAGCCGACCCTTGAAGAGGCAATTGAAGGCTTCTCCGGTACAGGAGTAACAAAGATTTCAGCAGTGCCTGTTTTTCTGGCTTCAGGCGTCCACATCACAAAGGACATCCCTGAAATCCTGAGCCTTGACAAAGAAGGGTGCGGAATCCTTGAAATCGATGGGAAGGAAGTCCCCCTTTGCTACGCAAAGCCTCTCGGTGCTGACGAACTGATCGCAGAACTCGTCTTCAAGAGGGTCCAGGAGTCCCTGTAG
- the cfbB gene encoding Ni-sirohydrochlorin a,c-diamide synthase produces MSQSNHPGGKDAGSIPRVLISADRSSSGKTTISMGLMAALVSRGYKVQPFKVALDYIDPSYHTEITGRFCRNLDGYLMDEHGILDVYTHACETGGGADIAIIEGVRGLFEGFESLSDVGSTAQIAKILKCPVVFVINARSITRSAAALIGGYKNFDPDVEIAGVILNNIGGRRHAQKAKEAIEHYTSVPVLGIIPRDPSMQISMRHLGLMPALEGRRRLGDGGFENRLHGIEEIINKGIDVDRFLEIAKSAKPLTALENSIFSPAVNENSPKPKIGVALDEAFNFYYRDNIDLLEIAGAEIVYFSPVNDPGLPEVDGLYIGGGYPELFATELEANETIRKAIKEASAEGMPIYAECGGLMYLTEKISTGVPGKGTYHDASMPESTYSMVGALPGHTIMGQTRVVSYNIGTLARDCPIGKKGNSFKGHEFHHSEILEIPDDAEFAIALSRGTGIRGDRDGLIVNNTIGSYAHLHGVAYRELAGSLVEAARKFRDSRVSS; encoded by the coding sequence ATGTCCCAAAGCAACCATCCGGGCGGAAAAGATGCCGGGAGTATTCCCAGAGTCCTGATTTCCGCAGACCGCTCTTCTTCAGGCAAGACCACAATTTCCATGGGGCTCATGGCTGCCCTTGTCTCACGAGGGTATAAAGTCCAGCCTTTCAAGGTCGCCCTTGACTATATCGACCCCAGTTACCATACCGAGATCACGGGCAGGTTCTGCAGGAACCTTGACGGATACCTTATGGATGAGCACGGAATTCTTGATGTTTACACCCATGCCTGTGAAACCGGTGGTGGGGCCGATATTGCAATTATTGAAGGTGTTCGCGGGCTTTTTGAGGGTTTTGAAAGTCTAAGCGACGTCGGGAGCACTGCCCAGATTGCAAAGATCCTTAAATGCCCTGTGGTTTTCGTAATCAATGCTCGCAGCATTACACGCTCAGCTGCTGCTCTCATAGGCGGGTATAAGAACTTCGACCCCGATGTTGAGATCGCGGGAGTAATCCTCAATAATATCGGAGGCCGCCGCCACGCACAGAAGGCAAAAGAGGCAATAGAACATTATACCAGCGTGCCTGTTTTAGGGATCATTCCAAGGGACCCTTCGATGCAGATTTCCATGCGGCACCTCGGGCTTATGCCGGCTCTAGAAGGAAGGCGGAGGCTCGGAGATGGAGGGTTTGAGAACAGGCTACACGGCATTGAAGAGATTATCAATAAAGGAATTGATGTGGACCGTTTTCTGGAAATTGCAAAAAGTGCAAAACCTCTTACAGCTCTGGAAAACAGTATCTTTTCCCCTGCCGTAAATGAAAATTCTCCAAAGCCGAAGATAGGGGTTGCTCTTGATGAAGCTTTTAATTTCTACTACCGCGACAATATCGACCTCCTGGAAATTGCAGGTGCTGAGATTGTTTACTTCAGCCCTGTAAATGACCCCGGGCTTCCTGAGGTTGACGGGCTTTACATAGGAGGCGGCTACCCCGAACTTTTTGCAACCGAACTTGAAGCCAACGAAACCATACGGAAAGCCATCAAAGAAGCTTCTGCTGAAGGTATGCCCATATATGCCGAATGCGGAGGGCTCATGTACCTTACGGAAAAAATCAGTACCGGTGTCCCCGGGAAAGGCACTTATCACGATGCTTCCATGCCCGAGTCCACTTATTCAATGGTCGGGGCTCTTCCGGGCCACACAATTATGGGACAGACACGGGTTGTCAGTTACAATATCGGGACCCTTGCAAGGGACTGCCCTATAGGGAAAAAAGGCAACAGCTTCAAAGGGCACGAATTCCACCACTCTGAAATCCTTGAAATCCCGGATGATGCGGAATTTGCAATAGCACTCTCCAGGGGCACGGGGATAAGAGGCGACAGGGACGGGCTCATAGTTAACAATACCATTGGCTCTTATGCACACCTTCACGGAGTTGCATACAGGGAGCTTGCCGGCTCTCTAGTCGAAGCTGCAAGAAAGTTCAGGGATTCCAGGGTTTCCAGCTAA
- a CDS encoding tocopherol cyclase family protein: MFDIWKPEIFHGRRKEKNFFEGWYFKVVDHSEKNACAVIPGVSITGDPSKSHAFVMFLDARAQRMRYFRYPLDELKASDKKFELSIGGSFFSSERMNLTLGQGRGLITARISFKGTYPWPVKLLSPGVMGWYAFVPGMECYHGILSMDHSIEGFIEVDGIRTDFTGGKGYIEKDWGVSMPSSWIWMQTNHFDREGVSLSGSIAKIPWFGSYFTGYIFGFLYDKKLYKFTAYSGAKVTLLDVTADNTRIRLENKTYRLDIDADRSKGVDLPAPKLGEMTAKVNESLNSSINVDLLKKKGSGTELIYSGTGRNAGLEFVGNITELIKGLKK, from the coding sequence ATGTTTGATATCTGGAAGCCGGAAATATTTCATGGCCGGAGAAAAGAGAAGAATTTTTTCGAAGGCTGGTATTTTAAGGTGGTGGACCACAGCGAAAAGAATGCCTGTGCAGTCATACCCGGTGTCTCCATAACTGGCGACCCTTCGAAGTCCCACGCATTTGTAATGTTCCTGGATGCCAGGGCGCAGCGAATGCGCTATTTCAGGTATCCTCTCGATGAGCTTAAAGCGAGTGACAAAAAGTTTGAACTCTCTATTGGCGGGTCCTTTTTCAGCTCCGAGAGAATGAATCTCACCCTCGGGCAGGGTAGAGGCCTGATCACTGCCCGAATCAGTTTTAAAGGCACTTACCCCTGGCCTGTGAAACTGTTATCCCCAGGGGTGATGGGCTGGTATGCGTTTGTGCCTGGAATGGAATGCTATCACGGCATATTGAGCATGGACCACTCTATCGAGGGGTTCATCGAGGTTGACGGCATAAGGACAGATTTCACTGGCGGCAAGGGCTATATTGAAAAGGACTGGGGCGTCTCAATGCCTTCCTCCTGGATATGGATGCAGACCAACCACTTCGACCGGGAAGGTGTATCACTCTCAGGCTCAATAGCGAAAATACCATGGTTTGGCAGTTATTTTACGGGTTATATCTTCGGTTTTTTGTACGATAAAAAGCTGTACAAATTTACGGCTTATTCCGGGGCAAAAGTCACTTTACTCGATGTGACCGCAGATAATACTCGGATCCGGCTGGAAAATAAAACATATCGGCTCGATATCGATGCGGACAGGTCGAAAGGCGTCGATCTTCCTGCTCCAAAACTGGGAGAAATGACGGCTAAGGTAAACGAGTCGCTAAATTCCAGCATCAATGTGGACTTGTTAAAGAAAAAAGGTTCTGGCACCGAGCTTATCTATTCGGGGACAGGAAGAAATGCCGGACTGGAATTCGTGGGCAATATTACGGAACTGATAAAGGGGTTGAAGAAATGA
- the cfbC gene encoding Ni-sirohydrochlorin a,c-diamide reductive cyclase ATP-dependent reductase subunit produces MKKQKIIAIYGKGGIGKSSTASNVAAACAEEGKKVMIIGCDPKSDSSITLLRGRRIPTILDLLREGVDVKEKDIVFEGYAGVKCVEAGGPEPGIGCAGRGIIVAIQKLKSVTGDLLKEQDLIIYDVPGDIVCGGFVAPVRKGFVNEAYVLTSGEYMPLYAANNICKGLSKIGMPLSGVICNSRNASREEEIVRKFSEEIGSQLMAFIPKRQAVQDWEREGYSVMEKAPDSDIAEVYRQLGKAILENEKKVMADHLSDERLREMTK; encoded by the coding sequence TTGAAAAAACAAAAGATCATTGCAATTTACGGAAAAGGCGGCATAGGCAAGTCGAGCACAGCTTCAAATGTTGCAGCCGCCTGTGCGGAAGAAGGCAAGAAAGTTATGATCATAGGCTGTGACCCCAAAAGCGATTCTTCGATAACCCTTCTCAGAGGGCGGAGAATTCCGACAATTCTTGACCTCCTCCGCGAAGGCGTGGATGTTAAGGAAAAAGACATTGTCTTTGAAGGGTATGCAGGCGTCAAATGCGTGGAAGCCGGAGGCCCGGAGCCTGGAATAGGCTGTGCAGGACGCGGAATTATAGTCGCAATCCAGAAATTAAAGAGCGTCACCGGAGACCTTCTGAAAGAACAGGACCTCATAATCTACGATGTACCCGGGGATATCGTCTGCGGCGGGTTTGTTGCCCCTGTCAGGAAAGGCTTTGTAAACGAGGCTTATGTCCTGACCTCGGGAGAGTACATGCCCCTTTATGCAGCAAACAATATCTGTAAAGGGCTTTCCAAAATCGGGATGCCTCTCAGCGGAGTTATCTGCAACTCAAGAAACGCAAGCAGGGAAGAGGAAATTGTCAGAAAGTTTTCCGAAGAAATCGGCAGCCAGTTAATGGCTTTCATTCCAAAGAGGCAGGCAGTACAGGACTGGGAGAGGGAAGGCTATTCCGTTATGGAGAAAGCTCCTGACTCCGATATTGCCGAAGTCTACCGCCAGCTTGGAAAAGCAATCCTGGAAAATGAAAAAAAGGTTATGGCAGACCACCTGAGCGATGAGCGGCTGAGGGAAATGACAAAGTAA
- the cfbD gene encoding Ni-sirohydrochlorin a,c-diamide reductive cyclase catalytic subunit, whose protein sequence is MTQKEISIIHPRPSSIVAALYTLRDLNVDVAILHGPPGCSFKHARLLEEDGIHVVTTGLDENGFVFGGHDKLVQVINKSIELFNPKILGVVGTCASMIIGEEMHEAVLEANPDIPVIEVEVHAGYHNNTKGVIFALESALDAGIIDHKEFERQEYLLQKATEVEKKFGAASKEYLAPSRGDVKYKVAKRLVELLKEGKKGLIIMNAKKETGYMFADITLAVNEVAEALGKKENLVNMANIDPELGLPRVRQHAEYIMRDFKAHGVEIHEIIGGMDEYPVAGEKVSELIKEKYSDYDFAVITGVPHAVPMENIGHMELISITNGPRQVLPLKEMGHEHVMVEIDLHPKTLGVSQIVESEFGATLREVAKEA, encoded by the coding sequence ATGACTCAAAAAGAGATTTCAATTATCCATCCCCGCCCGAGTTCAATCGTTGCGGCTCTTTATACTCTCAGGGACTTAAACGTAGATGTTGCAATCCTGCACGGGCCTCCAGGCTGTTCTTTCAAACATGCAAGGCTGCTTGAAGAAGACGGGATCCATGTGGTAACCACAGGGCTTGACGAAAACGGTTTTGTGTTCGGTGGGCACGATAAGCTTGTGCAGGTCATCAACAAGTCAATCGAGTTATTCAACCCGAAAATCCTGGGCGTTGTCGGGACCTGCGCCAGCATGATCATAGGAGAGGAAATGCACGAAGCCGTGCTTGAAGCAAACCCGGACATCCCTGTAATTGAAGTCGAAGTTCACGCAGGCTATCACAACAACACAAAAGGCGTGATTTTTGCTCTGGAATCCGCACTCGATGCCGGGATAATTGACCATAAAGAGTTCGAGCGCCAGGAATACCTCCTCCAGAAAGCCACAGAGGTTGAAAAGAAATTCGGGGCTGCAAGCAAAGAGTACCTTGCTCCCTCCAGGGGCGACGTCAAATATAAAGTTGCAAAGAGGCTTGTTGAACTCCTGAAGGAAGGCAAGAAAGGCCTGATCATAATGAACGCCAAAAAAGAAACCGGCTATATGTTTGCAGATATTACCCTTGCAGTCAATGAGGTTGCAGAGGCTCTCGGGAAAAAGGAAAACCTGGTAAACATGGCAAACATTGACCCTGAGCTCGGGCTTCCCCGTGTCAGGCAGCATGCAGAATATATTATGCGGGACTTCAAAGCCCACGGGGTCGAGATTCACGAGATAATCGGTGGCATGGACGAATACCCTGTTGCAGGGGAAAAGGTCAGCGAGCTGATAAAAGAAAAATACAGTGATTATGATTTTGCCGTTATCACAGGTGTCCCACATGCAGTTCCCATGGAAAACATAGGGCATATGGAATTGATCTCGATCACAAATGGTCCAAGGCAGGTTCTCCCATTAAAAGAAATGGGGCATGAGCATGTTATGGTTGAGATTGACCTCCACCCAAAGACCCTTGGAGTAAGCCAGATCGTGGAGTCCGAATTCGGAGCCACATTAAGGGAAGTTGCAAAGGAAGCCTGA
- a CDS encoding PAS domain S-box protein, with amino-acid sequence MKTDLEQFPAKNPNPVLSVANNCTVLYSNKAGEPLLHEWGVVVGEKLPSYLRDLVKSVITLNRPEKMELKIEKKVYLVAFHPSSEEKCVNIYGFDITDQKELEERLRIKEKQNDILYRIGKVALEFESLQIFLDESVKLIANILEVEYCKILELMPDGNFLLRAGSGWKHGLVGKAIIGGEKESQAGCTLFSGMPVVVEDFAGESRFKKPEILRMHEVNSGVSVTIGSIGKIFGVLGVHSRKKRKFTSDDTYFLSSVAFLIAQVIERKKAEEALKEAHDSLEETVTERTSELEKSYISLKESESRLAEAQRMAHIGSWDWNLITGEVCWSDELYHIFGRSPQESGATYDEFLSYVHPDDRDRVDNALKKGLNGESVAGNYRIILGDGEERIVRTEAEVVFDEKNNPVQVKGTVQDITEIKKVEEQLKILANIVESSNDAIGTISLDGNITGWNQEAENVYGYSVGEVLGKPVSIVTPPHLDKETIKLIEEIMHGKKVQHYETLRLRKDGTTIYVSITLSPVFDSYGKLIAISFISRDITERKKIEEKLRESEEKYRNIVETANEGISIVDAEERITFVNKKIEDMFGYSSEELIGGSMWDLLSDESKTIIKQMLEKGWKNVNESFEIKFIHKDGYPVWTYTNSKSLFDKDGKFFGTMNLHTDITKRKEAEEALRNFEIARKKEIHHRIKNNLQVICSLLDLQAEKFRSRESAEDTEVLNAFIESQNRVMSIALIHEELHEGRGTDTLNFSPYLEKLVENLFQTYILENVNTSLDIKLEENIFFDMDTAIPLGIIVNELVSNSLKYAFSGRDYGEIQIKLYREDSAEHENKEQRVIKESYGGTNVILIVSDNGIGIPEDFNLEDSSSLGLQLVKILVDQLEGQIELNRDSGTEFTIRFTVQI; translated from the coding sequence ATGAAAACAGACCTGGAGCAATTTCCGGCAAAGAATCCGAATCCTGTGCTGAGTGTGGCAAATAATTGTACTGTTCTTTACTCAAACAAAGCAGGTGAGCCCTTATTACACGAATGGGGTGTGGTGGTAGGGGAAAAATTGCCGTCCTATTTAAGAGACCTCGTGAAGAGTGTAATTACTTTAAATAGACCTGAAAAAATGGAATTAAAAATAGAGAAAAAAGTATACCTGGTCGCGTTTCATCCTTCATCTGAAGAAAAATGCGTAAACATTTATGGGTTCGACATAACTGACCAGAAAGAGCTTGAAGAAAGGCTCCGTATCAAGGAAAAGCAGAACGACATTCTCTACAGAATAGGAAAAGTCGCTCTTGAATTCGAAAGCCTGCAAATCTTTCTGGATGAGAGCGTAAAGCTGATTGCAAATATACTTGAAGTAGAATATTGTAAAATTTTGGAACTTATGCCCGACGGAAACTTCCTGTTAAGGGCTGGGTCTGGATGGAAACATGGGCTTGTAGGGAAAGCTATTATTGGGGGAGAAAAGGAGTCACAGGCGGGATGTACCTTATTTTCAGGTATGCCTGTGGTTGTGGAAGATTTTGCAGGAGAAAGCCGCTTTAAGAAACCTGAAATACTGAGAATGCACGAGGTTAATAGCGGAGTAAGTGTTACAATCGGCAGTATCGGGAAAATATTCGGAGTACTTGGTGTCCATTCCAGGAAAAAAAGGAAGTTTACTTCAGATGATACCTATTTTCTCAGTTCGGTAGCTTTTTTAATTGCACAGGTAATCGAACGCAAAAAAGCAGAAGAAGCCCTGAAAGAGGCACACGACAGTTTAGAAGAAACAGTTACAGAACGTACATCAGAGCTTGAGAAATCTTATATTTCGTTAAAGGAAAGTGAAAGTAGGCTTGCTGAAGCTCAAAGAATGGCTCATATTGGAAGCTGGGACTGGAATCTTATAACTGGTGAAGTATGCTGGTCTGACGAGCTATATCACATTTTTGGACGTTCCCCTCAAGAATCGGGCGCAACTTATGACGAGTTCCTGAGTTATGTGCATCCAGATGACAGGGACCGTGTAGATAATGCCCTAAAAAAGGGTTTAAATGGAGAATCTGTTGCAGGTAACTACAGGATAATTTTAGGTGACGGAGAAGAGCGCATAGTCCGTACAGAGGCTGAAGTTGTTTTTGATGAGAAAAATAACCCTGTTCAGGTGAAAGGAACGGTTCAGGATATCACTGAGATAAAAAAAGTAGAAGAACAGCTCAAGATCCTGGCAAATATTGTGGAATCATCAAACGATGCTATTGGAACTATATCCCTGGATGGCAACATTACAGGCTGGAATCAAGAAGCTGAGAATGTTTATGGTTATTCGGTGGGAGAGGTTCTGGGAAAGCCTGTATCTATCGTTACTCCACCTCATTTAGATAAAGAAACCATAAAACTAATTGAAGAGATAATGCATGGGAAAAAGGTCCAGCATTATGAGACCTTAAGGTTAAGGAAGGACGGTACGACAATATACGTCTCGATAACTCTTTCTCCTGTTTTTGATTCCTATGGAAAGCTGATTGCTATCTCTTTCATTTCCAGAGATATAACAGAAAGAAAAAAAATAGAAGAAAAACTTCGTGAAAGCGAAGAGAAGTACCGCAACATCGTGGAGACTGCAAATGAAGGCATAAGCATAGTTGATGCTGAAGAAAGAATTACTTTCGTCAATAAGAAGATTGAAGATATGTTTGGTTACAGTTCGGAAGAACTCATTGGCGGATCGATGTGGGATCTTCTCAGTGATGAAAGTAAGACTATTATCAAACAGATGTTAGAAAAAGGTTGGAAAAATGTCAATGAGAGCTTTGAAATTAAATTTATACATAAAGACGGCTATCCAGTTTGGACATATACAAACTCCAAATCTCTTTTTGATAAGGATGGTAAGTTTTTTGGAACTATGAACCTTCATACTGACATTACAAAACGAAAAGAAGCCGAAGAAGCCCTCAGGAATTTCGAAATTGCCCGTAAAAAGGAAATCCATCACAGGATAAAGAATAATCTTCAGGTAATCTGCTCCCTTCTGGACCTTCAGGCTGAAAAGTTCAGAAGCAGAGAATCTGCTGAGGATACGGAAGTCCTTAACGCTTTCATAGAAAGTCAGAACAGAGTAATGTCAATCGCTCTTATCCATGAAGAGCTGCACGAAGGCAGGGGAACGGATACATTAAACTTCTCGCCTTACCTCGAAAAACTTGTTGAAAATCTTTTCCAGACTTATATACTTGAAAATGTCAATACGAGCCTGGACATCAAGCTGGAAGAAAACATTTTCTTCGATATGGATACTGCTATCCCATTGGGAATTATCGTTAACGAACTTGTTTCCAACTCCCTGAAGTACGCATTTTCAGGTAGAGATTATGGGGAAATTCAAATCAAACTTTACAGGGAAGACTCTGCAGAACACGAAAACAAAGAGCAGAGAGTCATAAAAGAAAGTTATGGTGGCACTAATGTTATTTTAATAGTTTCGGACAATGGAATTGGTATTCCTGAGGACTTTAATCTGGAAGATTCCAGCTCTCTTGGCTTACAGTTAGTAAAAATCCTGGTTGACCAGTTAGAAGGCCAGATTGAGTTAAATAGAGATTCCGGAACTGAATTTACTATAAGATTTACAGTACAAATATAA
- a CDS encoding IS110-like element ISMma5 family transposase, producing MDGEINKSCGLDIHKRFVIATILSRSGEKQQHRFARDDDGILDLKNLVTSEKCDVVACESTSDFWVPIYEALIDHLPVIVGNARDMKAFTHKKTDKIDSEVIAKLALNKMVQPSRVFPKKHREFRSYVRLRLTLVRKRTDIKNEAHAILSSEMLHLGDVLTDIFGKNGRAILAGISSGKNIDQIIESLSPNVRKKSVQIREILDREISQSAAIRLQICLNLIKHLDEEIEVLEREIFNYAYQKHKREMEILMSVPGIGELGAATLIAEIGDFRDFPTGDKLASWLGIVPNVYQSADKYHNGRITKRGSKVARWILTQIAQAAARKKNSRLKEFFNRKKKTIGYAKAIIALARKIATIIWHLITNDEMYEDETGYQKGEVKKRKIVEAEIFSVDERITIISGIIAIMGKKEGEST from the coding sequence TTGGACGGAGAAATAAACAAATCTTGTGGTTTAGACATTCACAAACGTTTTGTTATTGCTACTATCCTCAGTAGATCCGGTGAAAAACAACAACATCGTTTTGCCAGAGATGATGATGGGATTTTAGATCTTAAAAATTTAGTAACCTCTGAAAAATGTGATGTTGTTGCCTGTGAATCAACAAGTGATTTCTGGGTTCCGATTTATGAGGCATTGATAGATCATTTGCCTGTTATAGTTGGAAATGCTCGAGATATGAAAGCATTTACACATAAAAAAACAGATAAAATAGATTCCGAAGTAATTGCAAAACTTGCATTGAATAAGATGGTTCAACCATCAAGAGTTTTTCCGAAGAAACATAGAGAATTCAGGTCATACGTCAGGCTTCGCCTAACTCTTGTAAGAAAAAGAACGGACATTAAAAATGAAGCTCATGCAATTCTTTCCTCCGAAATGTTACATCTGGGTGATGTTCTGACTGACATTTTTGGAAAAAATGGTAGAGCAATTCTAGCAGGAATCTCTTCAGGTAAAAATATTGATCAAATTATAGAGTCGCTTTCTCCAAATGTTCGGAAAAAGAGTGTTCAGATAAGGGAAATTCTGGATAGAGAAATATCACAGAGTGCTGCAATAAGGCTTCAGATATGTCTGAATCTTATAAAACATTTAGATGAAGAAATTGAAGTTCTTGAAAGAGAAATTTTCAATTATGCTTATCAAAAGCATAAAAGAGAAATGGAAATTTTGATGTCAGTTCCAGGTATTGGGGAGCTTGGTGCGGCAACTCTAATTGCTGAAATAGGAGATTTCAGGGATTTTCCAACGGGAGATAAACTTGCTTCATGGCTTGGAATAGTTCCTAATGTGTATCAATCTGCAGATAAATACCATAACGGAAGAATCACTAAGAGAGGATCAAAAGTAGCAAGGTGGATTCTAACTCAGATTGCTCAAGCAGCAGCAAGAAAGAAAAATAGCAGATTAAAGGAGTTTTTTAACAGGAAAAAGAAGACAATTGGATATGCTAAGGCAATTATTGCCTTAGCAAGGAAAATTGCAACAATAATATGGCATTTGATCACAAACGATGAGATGTACGAAGATGAAACAGGATACCAAAAGGGAGAAGTTAAAAAGAGAAAGATTGTTGAGGCAGAGATATTCTCGGTTGATGAAAGGATAACAATAATTAGTGGAATTATCGCAATTATGGGAAAAAAGGAAGGAGAGAGTACGTGA